The window CGGATCAATATGAATGCCGCGCCGCGCCAGCACCGATGTGACCAGCGCCTGCCGGTCGGCATACAGGCTGCCGGTCGGCACTTTGACGCTGACCGCCTGCGTCAGGCGTGACTGCAAATCCGGCAATTCCAGCTTCAGTTCGATGGGGGCAAAGCGCGATGAAAAGACCAGCTGGCCGCCGCCTTCATTATTGCAATTGATTAAATGGAATACCGCGCGCTGCCAGTGCGGCACACCGCTGATGGCCTCAATATCATCCAAAGCGACTAAGTCATACTGGTCTAAAGCGCTGATGGCTTCAATTGGCGCATCCAGCAGCTCAAGCAGGGAAACCTGGATTGCTGACTTGCCGATTTCAAGATATGAGTCGCAAATTGCAGACAGCAGATGGCTTTTGCCCGTGCCGGCGCCGCCGTAAATATAGAAGCGGCTTATCAGGCCGGCATGCAATTGGCGCACCGCATCAATCACATGCCCCCAGCCCGGTCCGGAAAAATCGCTGATTCGGGCATCCAGCCGGGGTTCAATATCTAACTGCAATTGACGCATATATATGTTTTGGCCTTATGAGTCTTTATTGTCTGACCCTTCGATCTTACTCGATTTTTCAGCTTCCTGCAGGGGTTTTGCTGCCGGCTCCTTCAGCTCGACTTCCACATCGGCCTGTTCGGTATGAATGGAAATTGTGCCTGCAGAAATATCCTGCAGAATCAAAGCCGGAGAGCCATAGAGCTGGCTTTTTTCATAGCAGTCCCGCGCATGGCGCAGCAGCACCACAATAATCGCCGCCACAGGCAGGGCTATCAGCATGCCGAGGAAACCGGCCAGCTGCGCCCCGGCCAAAACGGCAAAAACGACGGCAACAGGCGACAGGCCGATTTTATCGCCCAATAAGAACGGCTGCAGAATATAGCCCTCTACCGCCTGGCCAATCATGAACACCACCAGCACCAGCACCAGCTGCATCCAGTCAATGCCGAACTGGAACAGCGTAGCAATCACGGCGGCAATCATGCCGACAGCAAAGCCTAAATAAGGAATGATGCTGGCCAGGCCGGCAATCATGCCAATAATCAGGCCAACTTCCAGGCCGATCATCTGCAGGCCGACGGCATAGACTACGCCCAGCAGGAACATCACCAGAAACTGGCCTTTCACAAATGCGCCCAGCACGCTGTGGCACTCGCCCACAATATGCAGCGCGCTTTTTTCATAAGGGCGGGGAATCAGGCGGCGCATACTGTTCAGCATGCGCTCCCAGTCCAGCAGGAAATAGAATGCAATTACAGGAATCAGCACCACCGTGCCGCCGATCTGGATAAAATTCAGGCCAGACTGCGCGACTTTCAGCAGCATGGCCTGAATGCTGTCTGTGCTGTAGTTGGTCTGAATATAGTCCATCACTGCTTTAGAAATCTGATCTGTGTCTATTTCCATTGGAACCAGATTAAAGGTCGCTGAAAGCCACGGCAGGAAGGTATAGTTGATCCAGTGAATGCCTGATGGAATGCCGGTTTTTGCATACATCAGCTGCTGCCAGACCAGCGGCGCCAGATACCACATGGCCCAAGTCAGCACTGTGCCGATGCCGATAAAAACAATGCTGATCGCCAGCCAGCGGGGCAAGCCTATTTTATGTATTTTATTGACTAATGGGCTGAATAAGTAAGCAATTAAGAAAGCGCCGATAAAAGGCAGCACAACCGGCTTCAGCAGGTAAAGCACCCACAGAATCAGCGCAATGCCGGCAAGAATAAAAATGCGACGTAAGGATTTATCACCCATAAAATTTCGCCTTTTTTCAGTGTAATCGTTATAGAGAGAAAAATATTTCAGTAAAGATAGCATTTTAGCGCATAAATAACATAAGTGTTTCGTATATTCAGGTATAATCGCCCCCGCGAATGCGGAGACTTCATTATGAGCAACTCAACCTCTACCCCAAACACTGGTTTAAGCTATAAAGATGCAGGTGTCGATATTGAAGCGGGCGACGCCTTAGTCGATCGCATCAAATCTGTCGCTAAGCGCACTGCGCGCCCTGAAGTCATGGGCGGACTAGGCGGCTTCGGCGCCCTTTGCAAAATTCCTAAAGGTTATGAAGAGCCTGTTCTGGTATCCGGCACTGACGGTGTAGGTACAAAACTGCGCCTAGCATTGAATTTGAACCGCCATGACACCATTGGCCAAGACCTGGTTGCAATGTGCGTAAACGACCTGCTGGTCTGCGGCGCAGAACCGCTGTTCTTCCTTGACTATTATGCGACCGGCCACTTGAACGTTGATGTTGCTGCCAATGTCGTCACCGGTATAGGTAAAGGCTGTGAGCTTGCAGGCTGCGCACTGGTTGGCGGTGAAACTGCTGAAATGCCGGGCATGTATGAAGGCGAAGACTATGACCTTGCAGGCTTCTGCGTAGGCGTGGTTGAGCAAAGCAAAATTATTGACGGCTCCAAAGTTAAAGCGGGCGACGTTTTGATTGGCGTAGCCTCTTCAGGCGCGCATTCAAACGGCTACTCTTTGCTTCGTAAAATTTTAGACGTGAAAAACGTTGACCTCAATCAGATTGTTGACGGCCGCCCGCTTGCCGATGTGGCAATGGAGCCGACGCGCATCTATGTAAAGTCGCTGCTGCAGCTTTGCAAAGAAGTTGATGTGCATGCAATGGCGCACATTACTGGCGGTGGCTTGCCGGGCAACCTGCCGCGCGTACTGCCGAACGGCGCGCAGGCAGTTGTCAATGAATCTTCTTGGGAATGGCCTGAACTGTTCAAGCTGCTGCAGCGCGAAGGCGGTGTTGAGCAGTTTGAAATGTACCGCACATTCAACTGCGGCGTAGGCATGGTGATTGCCGTTGACGCTGCTGATGCAGGCAAAACAGTTGAGCTTCTGAACAGCTTAGGCGAAAAAGCATGGGCGATGGGCCATATTGCTGACAACGCTGAATCTGTTGAAGGCGCAGACGAAAAAATCCGCGTAATCTTTGCATAAGCCTTCCGCATGATCAAAATTGCTGTACTGGTTTCCGGCAGCGGAAGCAACCTGCAGGCCCTGATTGATGCCAATCTGTCAGGCCAGATTGCAGGCGTGATTTCCAATAAGCCTGAAGCTTACGCTTTAGAGCGCGCTCAAAAAGCCGGCATTCAAACCGCCTTGATTGAGCATAAGCAGTATCCGAACCGCGAAGCCTTTGATGACGCCATGCATCAGCAGCTGCTGGACTGGGACGTTGATTTGGTGGTTTTGGCCGGCTTTATGCGCATTTTAAGCGCCAAGTTTGTCAAAGCATGGGAAGGGAAAATGGTCAATATCCACCCTTCCCTGCTGCCTTGCTATAAAGGCATGCATACCCATCAGCGCGTGCTGAATACCGGCGACACCCTGCATGGCTGCACCGTGCATTATGTCACGGCGGAACTGGATGCCGGCCAGGCGCTTGCTCAAGGCGTGCTGAAAGTCAATCCGCATGACAATGCGGAAACGCTGGCAAACCGCGTGCATGTGCTGGAGCATGTGATTTATCCGCAAGTGGTGGAATGGATCTGCACCGGCGCAATTCAGCACACAGCGCGCGGCGTTGATTACCGCGGGCAGCCTCTGCAGGCACCGGTTCAATTCTGCAAGCTCTAAAGAAATCTAAAAAGTCAGATATAAAAAAAACGCATCCCCGGATGCGTTTTTTTTATTGCTCACAACAAGGCCTGATGCATTAGTGCTGAATCAACTGCTTAATCAGCGCTGCGGTTTCCTGCGGATGCTCCAGCGGGAACATATGCCCGCCGGGCACAACCGTATAGGGAATGCCGAATTTCTTTTCCGCCAGCTGAGGAAAACCCCGGCCAATGAACGGCCCCAGCTCTGCAATTACCAAATTTACAGGCACTTGAGGCTTCGGCTGCGGCAGCCACCATAAAGACGGATTGGTTCTGAAGATCTTCACTTCATCCATTTTAGGAATGGTCAGCTCTACGCCGCCGCGGGCCTTATCTTCGGTCAGGGCATGGTCAATATAGGCCTGAAAGCAGTCCGGATCGAAGCGCTGATAAAAGCCTTTAGGGCGCAGCAGTTCGGCAGCCTGCTCGCGGCTTTCCCAATGATCCCGGCGGCGCAATGACAAGGCTGCCGGCGACATGGCATCTACGGCTTTCAGCTTCAGGGTTTTCGCAAAATGCAAAGCCAGCGCGTCTTTGCCCATAATCAAAGGCGGGTCCAGCATAATCACCTGTGAAAACAGCTCAGGGCGCTTCAGCGCGGCCTGAAAGCTCAGCACCGAACCCAGCGAATGGCCGAGGCCAATCACTTTGCGCCCTTTGGCCTGGCGCACAATGCTGTCTATCACCTGCTGCGTCAGGCTTTGCCAATGGTTATCAATCGGATAGCGCTTATCCGGCCCGAGCAGCGGCACATAAATGATGTCAAAATCATCCTGCAGCAGCGCAAACAGCTTTTGATAGACTTTAGAAGGCACGCCATTGGCGTGCGCAAAATGAATCAATGGCTTCATTGCAGTTTCGCATTATTCTCAGACTGAATCTGCTGCGACAGCGAAGCAGCAAAGCCCTGTCCGACTGAAGCACCCATGCGGTCCAGCACCGAGTCAAACGGGCTGTATTCAATGGTGTAGTTGATCGCTTTTTCAGTCTTCAGCTCGCGCTTCAGGGTATTCAGGCTGCCGATGCGGTCTGCAATGCCCAGCTTGACCGCCTGATCGCCAGTCCAGAATAAGCCGGAGAAAATTGCCGGATCATTGGATTTCAGCTTCTTGCCGCGACCTTGCTTCACCGCATTGATAAAGTGCTCATGCACATTGTCCAGCACCGCCTGCACATGGGCTTTCTGCGCCGGATCAACCGGCTGAGTCATGGACAGCAGCGCCTTATTGGCGCCGGAAGTCATGGTGCGGTCTTCCACGCCCAATTTCTGCAGCAGGCCATTCACGCCGTAATTCGGCATAATTACGCCAATCGAACCAACCAGACTGGACGGATTGACAATAATTTCATCCGCAGCCGAAGCAATGTAATACGCGCCGGATGCGCCGGTATCGCCAATCACCGCATACAGTTTTTTGCCGGCATGCATCTTTTTCAGATACTGGATTTCCTGCCAGATTTCATCGGACTGCACAGGCGAACCGCCCGGCGAGTTGATGTTCAGCACCACAGCTTGGCTTTGCTTGTTTTCAAAGGCTTTTTTCAGCGAGCGGATGGTGTCTGTACTGTTGACGCTTTGCTTATCGGCAGCAATGGTGCCGATAATATCAACCACGGCAATATGCGATCCGGCAGCGCCGGCATCACCTGTCGCCGCCGTGCTGCAGCTTTTGCCCAGCGCAACTAAAATAAAAAGCAGGTAGGAGAAAGTTAAAAATTTAAAAAAGATTCCCCAGCGCCGGGCGCGGCGCTGCTCTTCAACAGAAGCCAATACGGCCTTTTCCAGCAGCTTCCACTCATTGCCGGTGGGCTGCTGTGGATTTTGTGATGTATTTTGAGTTTCGTTTTGAGGTTTGGGTGGCCAATCGGACATAAAAAATCCAACAAACAGTGAAAATGTCTTCCATTATATACACCGAAACTGCTGGAACTGTCTAAACAATCTATTTTATCCTATAATTAATTCATCATTTCCTTTTTATTACGAATTGACAATAACACGATGACTGAACAGATCCCGCAGAATACAACGTACCGTCTATTGAAGTTTATCAGCCGCCAGCCGATTCAATTTTCTCGTTTTATTGCGCGGAGCCTTGCCGGTCTTGCGAATGCCTTAAAAATTTCAAAAACCTCTGAAGCTGTCCGCCTGAATCTGAGAATTGCCCTGCCTGAGCTGAGCGATGCTGAGCGGGAACGGATTACCCGGCTGGCCATCCGCAATGAATTGATATCTTATTTTGAGTTTTTCAGCATTTGGGGCGCAAGCAATCAGAAAAACCTGTCGCGCATTCATCAAATTTACGGCGA is drawn from Acinetobacter sp. WCHAc010034 and contains these coding sequences:
- the hda gene encoding DnaA regulatory inactivator Hda, with the protein product MRQLQLDIEPRLDARISDFSGPGWGHVIDAVRQLHAGLISRFYIYGGAGTGKSHLLSAICDSYLEIGKSAIQVSLLELLDAPIEAISALDQYDLVALDDIEAISGVPHWQRAVFHLINCNNEGGGQLVFSSRFAPIELKLELPDLQSRLTQAVSVKVPTGSLYADRQALVTSVLARRGIHIDPQIIDYLLLHGPHQASVLLQTLEQLIQLLKGEKTKLSNAALRQIYALIDEYQ
- the cxpE gene encoding chloramphenicol efflux transporter CxpE, encoding MGDKSLRRIFILAGIALILWVLYLLKPVVLPFIGAFLIAYLFSPLVNKIHKIGLPRWLAISIVFIGIGTVLTWAMWYLAPLVWQQLMYAKTGIPSGIHWINYTFLPWLSATFNLVPMEIDTDQISKAVMDYIQTNYSTDSIQAMLLKVAQSGLNFIQIGGTVVLIPVIAFYFLLDWERMLNSMRRLIPRPYEKSALHIVGECHSVLGAFVKGQFLVMFLLGVVYAVGLQMIGLEVGLIIGMIAGLASIIPYLGFAVGMIAAVIATLFQFGIDWMQLVLVLVVFMIGQAVEGYILQPFLLGDKIGLSPVAVVFAVLAGAQLAGFLGMLIALPVAAIIVVLLRHARDCYEKSQLYGSPALILQDISAGTISIHTEQADVEVELKEPAAKPLQEAEKSSKIEGSDNKDS
- the purM gene encoding phosphoribosylformylglycinamidine cyclo-ligase produces the protein MSNSTSTPNTGLSYKDAGVDIEAGDALVDRIKSVAKRTARPEVMGGLGGFGALCKIPKGYEEPVLVSGTDGVGTKLRLALNLNRHDTIGQDLVAMCVNDLLVCGAEPLFFLDYYATGHLNVDVAANVVTGIGKGCELAGCALVGGETAEMPGMYEGEDYDLAGFCVGVVEQSKIIDGSKVKAGDVLIGVASSGAHSNGYSLLRKILDVKNVDLNQIVDGRPLADVAMEPTRIYVKSLLQLCKEVDVHAMAHITGGGLPGNLPRVLPNGAQAVVNESSWEWPELFKLLQREGGVEQFEMYRTFNCGVGMVIAVDAADAGKTVELLNSLGEKAWAMGHIADNAESVEGADEKIRVIFA
- the purN gene encoding phosphoribosylglycinamide formyltransferase, whose product is MIKIAVLVSGSGSNLQALIDANLSGQIAGVISNKPEAYALERAQKAGIQTALIEHKQYPNREAFDDAMHQQLLDWDVDLVVLAGFMRILSAKFVKAWEGKMVNIHPSLLPCYKGMHTHQRVLNTGDTLHGCTVHYVTAELDAGQALAQGVLKVNPHDNAETLANRVHVLEHVIYPQVVEWICTGAIQHTARGVDYRGQPLQAPVQFCKL
- a CDS encoding alpha/beta fold hydrolase, with translation MKPLIHFAHANGVPSKVYQKLFALLQDDFDIIYVPLLGPDKRYPIDNHWQSLTQQVIDSIVRQAKGRKVIGLGHSLGSVLSFQAALKRPELFSQVIMLDPPLIMGKDALALHFAKTLKLKAVDAMSPAALSLRRRDHWESREQAAELLRPKGFYQRFDPDCFQAYIDHALTEDKARGGVELTIPKMDEVKIFRTNPSLWWLPQPKPQVPVNLVIAELGPFIGRGFPQLAEKKFGIPYTVVPGGHMFPLEHPQETAALIKQLIQH
- the sppA gene encoding signal peptide peptidase SppA, whose protein sequence is MSDWPPKPQNETQNTSQNPQQPTGNEWKLLEKAVLASVEEQRRARRWGIFFKFLTFSYLLFILVALGKSCSTAATGDAGAAGSHIAVVDIIGTIAADKQSVNSTDTIRSLKKAFENKQSQAVVLNINSPGGSPVQSDEIWQEIQYLKKMHAGKKLYAVIGDTGASGAYYIASAADEIIVNPSSLVGSIGVIMPNYGVNGLLQKLGVEDRTMTSGANKALLSMTQPVDPAQKAHVQAVLDNVHEHFINAVKQGRGKKLKSNDPAIFSGLFWTGDQAVKLGIADRIGSLNTLKRELKTEKAINYTIEYSPFDSVLDRMGASVGQGFAASLSQQIQSENNAKLQ